A stretch of Cyanobacteria bacterium FACHB-DQ100 DNA encodes these proteins:
- the cbiT gene encoding precorrin-6Y C5,15-methyltransferase subunit CbiT: protein MASPLWSYVTPGIPDELFESLPGIPMSQREIRLLLLCQLRLRPDSVLWDIGAGTGTIPVEAGLLCPQGQIVAIERDEEVAALIQRNCDRFGVKNVEIIEGSAPECLKNLKQMPDRVCIEGGRSIKAILAEVWHLLRPQGRIVATAASLENLYKISESFAELHARNIEVVQSAINRLETRGTSQSFVAVDPIFVLSGEKLE from the coding sequence ATGGCTTCCCCGCTCTGGTCTTATGTCACACCTGGAATTCCTGACGAGTTGTTTGAGAGCTTACCCGGAATTCCCATGAGTCAGCGTGAAATCCGTCTACTGCTGCTTTGCCAACTTCGACTCCGACCGGATTCTGTCTTATGGGACATCGGAGCCGGAACCGGAACCATTCCCGTCGAAGCGGGATTATTGTGTCCGCAGGGTCAAATTGTCGCGATCGAGCGAGATGAAGAAGTGGCAGCCTTGATTCAGCGTAACTGCGATCGGTTCGGAGTAAAAAATGTTGAAATCATCGAAGGCAGTGCCCCCGAATGTTTAAAGAATCTCAAACAGATGCCCGATCGCGTGTGTATTGAAGGGGGTCGATCGATCAAAGCAATCCTGGCGGAAGTGTGGCATTTACTCAGACCTCAAGGGCGCATTGTAGCGACTGCTGCAAGCTTAGAGAACCTCTATAAAATTTCAGAAAGCTTTGCTGAACTTCATGCCCGGAATATTGAAGTGGTGCAATCCGCGATTAATCGGCTTGAAACTCGCGGTACGAGTCAATCCTTTGTCGCCGTCGATCCGATCTTCGTTCTCAGTGGCGAAAAGCTCGAATGA